The uncultured Methanoregula sp. genomic sequence TTTGCGGGCGGTGAGATGATCTGCAACTCCGACAGCGCCTACGCAGCCCGTGAGACGGTTGCCAAGCACCATGTCCCCCCCGATGCGAAGCGTTGACCCGGTCACGAGCGGGACGTTCATCGCTTCACCCACGGTTGTGATACCAGCGGTATAATCGAAAATCTTGGCTACATCCCCATCATCGGCCACATGGATATCGGAGAAAAGCATGACCGGTTTTGCACCCATTACATAAGTATCCCGCAAGGTCGCACGGGTTACATGAAACCCGGCAAGGTACGGGAAATCGGAAAGGCGCGAGTGCATGCCATCCACAGTACAGATAATATAGTTACCGCCGGCAGAGACGGCTCCGGCATCATCCATCTCGTCCACACCTACCGATGCCGAGGTTTTACCAATGATCCGGGCAATCTGGCGATGCGCGAAAAAATCGCCTTTCCCACGGGAACCAACTCCGAATTCCCCCATTTTTACACCAGCGGCTTCAAAAGAAAAAAAATCTCCGGATAAGTTGCGGCTGTTCTTCACTTCCTGGATAACCGCTTCTGCAAATGCTGATGCATAGGAGGAATTTGTCTTTTTCATCCGTATGATGTGGTCGGTGAGACTCTTGTGAATAGCCGGTTCCTCTTCACCGTCAGCAAGCTTCCTGCGGACAAATTCCTCAACATCCATACCATTCTGTACGCGAAATAGGCATAAAAAGGGGAGGGATTCGACGACAGAGTTGCTGGATTACCGGAGAAGGATCCCAAAGACATCCGAAAAACAATGAAGTGCATCATCAAACTTTCCATTCTTAAAAAGGGACATCCCTTTCACGATATGGATCCTTACATCCTTGACATCGATATAATATGCCTTGTCAAAAGCCCGTGCTGATTCTTCAAGTCTTCCCAGCATGAAGCAGGAGTTACTCATGACAACCCAGGCATCCGCATTTGCCGGATCAATCTTGAGGGTTTTTTCAAGACAGATTATCGCATCCGCATGCCGGCCGAGCATGCTCAGGGCAAGACCTTTGCGATACAGGGATTTCGCATCATCGGGATAAATTGCCAGAGCCCGTTCGAGCACATCAGAGGCTTCCTGATAACGTCTGAGGTTGATCAGCGCGGCTCCTTTCTTAGCCAGAGCTGACTGATAATACGGATATATCTTCAGGGCCCGGTCATAACAGGCGATCTCTTCCTCATACCGCTTCAGCATCCCGCACGCATACCCTTTGTTGACCCACGCTGAAAGGTAACGGGGGCGGATCTCCACTGCGCGCTCGCAGCAGCGTATTTCAGCTTCGTATTTTCCCAGCATGCCGAGAGCGACACCCTTGTTGTTCCAGGCGGTCGCATTCTCAGGATCGATCTGCAGGGCCTGCCGGCAGCATTCAGCCTTCTCCAAAAACCGGTCCAGCATCCCGCAGGCAAACCCTTTGGTATTCCAGGCCTCAATGCAGCGGGGATCCAACCGGAGAGCTTTGTCACAACAGGCAATCTCCTCATCAAAACGCCCGAGCTTCCCCAATGCAAAACCCCTGCCCACCCATGCCAGCGGAAGATTCGGATCAATGGCAAGCGCGAGAGAGAAAGAAGTGAGCGCGTCTTCGTGCCGCCCCTCGCGCCCCAGTGACATCCCCTCCAGGTACAATTCCCTTGCAGTCCTGCGGGGAGGTACATCATCAGATAATTCCGGTTCAGGGATCATAGGGTGCTGTCCTTGCATGTCAGTGTTCTATTTCAATTTTCTATGTTGACGTCGTATTTATGTTAGCGGATACATTACGGACAATCCTGCAGGAAAGAACAGAATATACATTCAGATTATTACAGTTCACGGGATAGTTTTTTTTATAAAACAATATAATAAAAAATATAAATATTTAATGAAATATATGAAAATGTGGTGTCCGATTCCTTCTCAGACAAAGGGTCTTCCGTTGCTATCGGAGTTGTGATTCTCGTTGCAATTACCGTTATCCTTGCAATACTCGTACTCCTGCTTTTTCATATGCCCACGTTCTCTAATGAAGAACAGAAAATCCCGGCAATTTTTAAAATAATAAGTATCCAGCATACTGATGAGCACGGTGTTTTGACATATGACAGTTACATGGTCGTCTTGAATACGGCTGATCATGGATATAAAACCAGATTGATCTATGCCAAAACCTATAAAAACGGAGTATTACTGAATTGTGCAATTCCAACCCTGAATGGAGAGGATTTCGTAAAAAAAACCCATCATTATGATGTACAGTATATCCGGGGGGCCAAAGGAGAGACCTGGTATGCCGGTGCAACGATCGGAATTGATTACGAGGACAAAACGTTTCGTCCAGGTGACATTGTAACATTTGACGTACTTGACAGCACGACAGAACAGATCATCTCAAGCCATACATTCAAAGCTTGAGATTGAGGAAAATGGTTTAATCATCAAGGCGTTTGAAAACACCTTTTTTGGCCTTGAGTATTTTACATTCCGGGCATCGCCAGGTATCCGGAACATCTTCCCATGCAGTCCCGGCAGGGACACCATTCTTGGGATCGCCCTTTACCGGATCATAGATGTAATGACATTCAAGACAGACCCAGCGGCTTAGTTTTGCAGCTTGCGACATGATATCTCCAACTCCGCAACCAATGAGATTTACCCATTTTTATGTTCCGTTTATTCATAAGAATACTCCTCTCCGGGCAAAGAGATTACTCTCACGCCCCGGTCAGGAACATAATGGGAGATTACGTGCATAAAGACGGGCGACACGGAGAGGTTCAGGAATCTTGCCATCAAGGGTAAAATCCCTGCACAACCGGGCTGCATCATCCGTGGAGATTCCCCATGATCGTATGAAACTGGTATTACCCCTTGTGAGTTCGACCGGGAGGCGTTCCCCCAGTTGCAGGTATGCAGCAACCCGACGTTCATCCCCTGGAAAATGATGCCGTATATCCTCAATGAGACCCGGGGACTCCTCATACGTGACACAGATGACCGGTATACCGGTTTTTTCTGTAATTCGGGCAGGATCAAGGATATTGAACCAGGCAATCACGCACCCGGAAAGGAGAATTACATTGAGATCAGCCCGGTCCAGTGAGAGAACCATCCCAAGCACAGTTTCCGTGGCGTCCATTCCACCGACCGTGACGCGGCCGAAGGAGAATCCATCGATCCTGAGATCTTTCCGCATCACGACCCCCGCCAGGTTTGAAACAGTCCGGCCGGAATAGCTTTCAGCTATGCCCAATGCCCGCAACCCTTTCTTGGGGATATGCATAGAAGCACTTATGACAACCGATTAAAAATACTATACTAATGAAATTCAACAAAGATGAGGTATGCATTTTAATCCCTACCCTCAATGAAGGGCCGACAATCGGGGGCGTTGTCAGGGAATTCAAGAGCCAGGGATATAATCATATTCTTGTTATTGATGGGAAAAGTACGGATAACACGGTTAAAAATGCTCGTGAAGCAGGGGCAAATGTCCGAACCCAGTCCGGAAAAGGGAAGGGAAATGCTATCATTGAAGCATTCGAGGTCATTGAGGAGCAGTATATCCTCATGCTGGATGGGGATGGAACCTATTCTGCCAAAGACGCCGAGAAGATGCTTACACCGTTATTCCTGGGATTTGACCAGGTTATCGGGGATCGTCTCATCAATGCTGAAGAGGGATCGTTCTCCCGGCTGAATCTCTTTGGAAACCACATGCTGAACCTGCTTTTCAAGGTAGCCCACAGCAGGGATCTGCATGATATCCTGTCCGGGTACCGGGCATTCACAAAACTTGCCATCCACCAGATGCACCTTACGGAAAAAGGGTTTGAAATCGAGACTGAGATCTCGGTGGAGTCCGTCCGGAACGGCCAGCGGGTCATGGTCGTGCCGATCCGTTACCTTCGACGCCCGGGAACCGCCACAAAGCTCTCCCCATTCCATGATGGGATAAAAATCGTGAGCACAATTTACCGCCTCGCCCGGGTAAACAACCCCATGTTCTATTTCGGCATGATGGGGTTGTTCACAACACTATTGGGCCTGTTAGTAGGTGTATTTGTCCTGATTGAGTGGCTCCACCATATCGAGCATATCCCCCTTACGATCCTTACCGTGCTCCTCATCGTTGTCGGCATAGAGATCTTCATGTTCGGCATGATCAGCGACATGCTGCTTGTCTTTCACCGTGAGATTATCCGGGAAATCCAGTTACAGCAGCCACCAAAACCCCCCAAGTAACACCTTTTTATTAAACCCTACCTCAATTTCAATTTGAAAAAGAACCTTACTGGCGGGAATTGACCGTATCTGGAGACCTCCCCTCTGGCAATGTTCGAACATTTCGAAACGCATCATTCCGGTTAAAAAAAAACCGGAATCAGCTGAAGCCCTTTTTCAGCGCAATTATCCTGCACGAGTGTTCAACAAGGGAAGTATAGAGATATGCTTCATCAAGAGAGTTACCTGCTGCAAAACTCCCGTGCCCACGTACCATGACCAGTTTTGAGCGGATAAGAGCGGCTGTAACATTATCCGCGATCTCCTGGGAGCCGGGGGAACCGGTTACAACGGGGATGACAGGACACAGCATCTGGCCTTCGCTGTCTTCCGGAACGATCCGGTCCAGTACAAGCGAAGCTGCAATTGCCACAGGGGGGTGGGCATGGACAATTGCCCGGTAGGGCGTCTTCCTGTAAACTTCCCGGTGAACACGGTACTCACTTGAGGCTTCCCGGGGGGCTTCCCCAACGAGGGGAACAAAAACCGGTTCTGTCGCAACATCCAGGTACGCGCCGGTGCGTTTGATAAGGAACCCATCATCCGAATTACGGACACTGATGTTACCGAAGTTGCCTCCAACAAGATGTTCGGAAAAAAGTCGTTTTCCGATCCGTTCAAACTCTCCCGAATACATTCAGTGCACCGTTTTTCCTGTAATGTGTCCAGATTGATTCATCATTCCGTTTCTGAATGTTCCATGGATATAAAACGACAACAACACTCATCATCCCGTGGGATTTACCAGGTGAACGGCAATGGCTGAGCCCTGCCATTTTGTGTGCTCACCTGGCAAACCCGTCTGTTCTCAACGGAACTGGATCCCGACATCCCGGATTTTGTTGTACCGTGCAATATTGAGGAGGAGAGGAGTCAGCGACTCAACCATCCCTGATGCGGCGAGAGGGCCGGCATCAAAGGAAGTCAGGTGAGAGATTCGGTTCACCATTTCCATCACGGTATGCTTTGCCCCGGCATCATCGCCACAAACCGGGACCGAGTAAGTGAGCTCTTCATCGAGCGCTTTCCAGCGGTTGGCTGCGATGGCATTGAACGCCGTGCAGATCTTTGCCTGGGGTGAGATCATTTTTTTGATAAGAAGGGCGGCGGAACCTTCCACGGGCGGGACGGTGGTGAAGAAATCCCGTTTCTCCATAGGGTTTACCGGGCTTATAACGATCTTATTCTCAAACCCGTTCAGGGTCTGGAGTGTGCCAACGAGGTGTTTGTACGGGATGGCAAGGATCACGATATCCGCCTCATCCACAGCCTGCTGGTTGGAGACCCCGGTAAGCGAACATGCCAGTCCCCTCTTACGGAGGGTCTCGCTCCCGAGGGTGCAGCACTCCTGCGCTTTCTCTTTCTCCCGCGAGCCTACGACAACATCGAAGAGCGGGGAGAGACGAAGGGCAATCCCTTCGCCGATGTCCCCCGTACCCCCGACAATACCGATCTTCACTTATCCCACCAGCGGCCGTAACAGTTTTTCAAGTGTGGCTGCATCGGTAACCCCTTCCATTGACTGGATAATTTTCCCATCTTTTTCAATGACAAGGGTCGGGACGACACGGATCCCGTACTTTTCTGCCAGCTCCATGTGCTGGTCGACATCGATGGTTTTGATCTCTACCTGAGTGCCCATCTTTTTTTCGAGTTCCTCAATTATCGGTGTCTGTAACCTGCAGGGCCCACACCAGGTGGCAAAAAAATCGAATAAAATTGGTTTGCTCATTGCACATACCCGGTAAAGTAGTCGATTAAAAAAATGATAAATCTATGGTATTGTTATTTGGAGAGGATCTCCATGATGATCTTACCATAAGCAGGCCGGGTGACAATTACACCTACCAGAACACCAAGGATGGTGATCATGGCGAAACCCTGCAGCGTAGTAAGGGGCATCAGCATCAGAGGCACCATGGCAATCACAACGGTTGCTGCTGCGATAACGATGATCATCAGGGCCCTTGCAAGTCTCTTGAGATACAGGTTCTGCGACGGGACACGGCCCTCGTGCAGGATCTCATCGGTGATAACGACCATCTGGTCGATACCGGTACCTACCACGGCTATCAGACCAGCGATGGTCGGCAGATCGATCTGGAACTTTATCGCACTGATGAAACCCAGGAGGATAATAACCTCTGACGCATTGATCAGGACCATTGGAAGGACGATACTTGGTTCGCGATACCGGTAGTAGATGACAATTCCGACAGTGATGAGAGCAAGAATCGCGGCGATGAGCGAGACCATCTTATTCTTTGCACCCTGCTCTGCAGGAACTGAACCGCTCCCGACAATTTTTGTCTCTACGGGTAATGCACCGGCACGGAGGTGGATATTGAGTGTCTGGGCGGCATTCTCACCGGCTGAACCGGTCCCGGTACTGGCAGACCACTGGCGGTTGGTGCTGGTCTTGAGTTTTGCTGCCGCATCTGCGACCATCGGGGCATTAAAGACGGTCTTGTTGTCGAGGATCATAATGAGGTAATGATCTTCAGGATTTGTCGTGAGACCATACTTGATTGCTGCCTGCTGGAGTGCAGTCGCACCGGCTTCATTGAGGGTGAAGGGAACGCCCCAGACACCACTCCGCTGGATATCTTTTTCAGGATTGCCAACACTGGAAATCGCATCGCCATACAGGACATGTTCGGTCTGGTTTCCGACGGTCTGGATCCGGATCTCGAATTTTCCCTGCTTCCCGACAAGTTCCTTTGCCTGGTTCATGTCCACGCCGGCCATTTCAACCCGGACGTACTGTGCGACATTGCCCATACCTGCAAGGATATTGATCTTTGTATCCTTTGTCCCGAGAGAATTGAGTTTGTTCTCAAGGATCTTCTTGACCAGCTCGCCGGTATTTTTTGATACACCTTTCTGATAGGATGTAACCTTGCCACCTTCACCTGCGAAGATCTGCTCTAGATCTTCCCGGGAATAATATTTCCGGATTTCAAGATGGGTGGGATCGCTTGTCTCAACCAGAAGAACTTCAGTATCAAGTTTCTTGGAGAGGTTGGATATGAAGTCGCTGACAGGCTGGTCCGTGGTGAAACCAACAACTTCTGCCTGGAATTCCATCTGGAGCCATGCACCGTTCTGGAGATCGAGCCCGTACTGGAGGTTTGATGTAAGATTCCCTTTATCATCAAAATGCGGGTAGATGGCGACAACCGACAGTACGATAAGGATCAGGAGAGCTGCAACCCGCCAGTCCTTGACGAGTTTCATGAGTTCCTTGCCGTTCATTTGCCACCTCCTTTCAGGACATACCATTTGAGAATCCCAACGTTGGTAAGCCAGGTGTTCAGGATATCAGCGATAAGACCGATGAGAAGGACTGCTGATATCTCCCACATTATTTCAACTCCACCAAGCCATGAGACAACGAACATGGCGACTGCGGCCGCGAATGTTGTGGATGTCATGATTATTCCCGTATGGAAGGCCCCGGTCAGTTTCTCATTCAGCTTACCCTGCCGTTTCAGCACCCGCGTTGTGAGTAAAATATCACTGTCAACGGAATAACCGATAAGCATCAGGAGTGCCGCGGTGGTTCCGAGCGTGAGTGTCAGGCCAAGTACGCTCATCGCTGCCGCAGTCATTACCATATCGGCAAATGCCGAAAGGACAACCGCGCATGAGGGGACAAAAGTCCTAAACGAGATGAAAACAACAATAGACATCCCGATGAATGAAAAGATCAGCGCGATGACTGCCATCGACTGGTTGCTCTTCCCGAAGGTGGGGTCAATGGATGCCATGGATTCGTGTTCAGGATAATTCTTTTCTACTATGCCCTGGAGGGAATTGAGTTTTGTCTGGTCCATCGGGCCAAACTGTAACAATTTCCCCGTAATCCCTTCCTTGATACTCACCAGCGGATAATCGGTAAAGACAGCATGGATCTGATCGTCTGTCTGGGTAGTTGTGACCGAATACGAATACCCACCGGCAAACTCCATACCGGGTGTCACGGGCATTCCCGTGGTTGCCAGATTGAAGCCGAGTATTACAAGGGAGATTACCAAAAGCACGAGGGGTAATATCACCAGTTGTTTTGGTGAATATTTCTCGATATTATAGTTGATCAATCCCATGACTTAATCATCTGCTCACTACGATTAAATAGTTACCAGATATTGGCTGAACCGGGACATTGCATTGGATTTTGCAAGTGATCCTCCCTTGAAATTTCGCAGAAAAATAATGTCTCTTCAAAAATCGGCCAGTTTTCCAATCAGGAAATGGATATTGCACAAAATCAAAAAATATATATACCGTGACCTTCGACAGTAAAAGTATGAGATCTCCATCAGAGATCAAGCGGATAATTGAGGGCCGGCTCCGGTCTTACCTTTCCAAGGACAAGACCGGGATACGACGCGAAGTGCTCAGGCTCTTTCTTCGATCACAATCCATCACTATTGCAGAGCTCGTGGCCGAGCTCCAGAAACAGTTCTCAGTTACATTCCATGCAATTGCGTCGATGGTAGGGATAATCGCCTCTAGGATCGGCATTTTGAGAGCAACGCGGAGCGATGATGGGCAAAACAAGTACGAACTCAAGCAGAAATATTTTGATATTGTTATACGGATCGTCGGCGTAAACTGAAACTACCCGATCCATAACGGTTTTTAGAGCCGGCTGCTAATATTACGAACATCATGTATTCCAATCCTCATGACAACGCAGGTATACGCGATGTCACGATTGTTCCTGAAGTCGTTGAATATATCAATAAACGAGACTGCGATTTCCGTATCTGTACTTCCTGCGGAGGACCGATATTACTCCCGGTCCAGGTAAAACCTCCCAAGAAATCTGATCTCCTGTTACAGGCAGGGAACCACACGGTTTACGTTTCCATCCACCAAGCTCGTTTTCTCCACAGCATCCGGATGGACATGATCCCGTTTTTCGATGACCCTGAAATGGCCGGACACGAGTACGGATGAGCTACGAAGAGATTCCGCATACAGCTGACATCAAAATCCGCGCACGGGCAAAAACACTCGAATTACTTTTTTCCGAAGCCTTTGATGCCCTCATGCATGTGGTATACGGAAAGAATCGTAACGGTGAAGAACAAAAGATAATTGAAGTCCATGCGTCGGATCCTGAATCGCTCCTTGCTGATTTCCTGTCAGAAGTTCTCTTCGTTTCCGAAGTTGAAGGATTGGTTTTTTCCCGTGCAGATATCACCATTAACGATCCGGATCTGACTGCCATTCTTTTTGGGGAGCCGTTCGACCAGGCACGCCATTCGGAAGGTACCGAAGTGAAAGGGATTTCTTATTCAGGCCTCTCTATCCGGAAAGACACGAATGGATATATACTGGACATTCTATTTGATGTATAAAAAGAATGTTGAGACCTGCCATGATTGAAGGCGTCAGACAAGCCGGACCACTTGAATGGGAAGTGCCTATAGGCTTTGTTCCCGGAATGCGCGTACCAGGCAGGTTCTTCCTTTCAGAATCCCTGGGAAAGACCCTAGAGGTGGGAGCTATCCAGCAGATCGCAAATGTTGCTACACTGCCCGGGATCATCAAAAACTCCCTTGCAATGCCCGATATCCACTGGGGGTATGGTTTCCCAATCGGGGGCGTTGCGGCATTCTCCCTTGATGAAGGAATAATATCACCGGGCGGTGTCGGGTTCGATATAAACTGTGGAGTCCGGTTACTTGCTACTCCGCTGGCATATAAGGATGTGACAGGTCGCAGGGATCTTATTGACGAACTTTTCCGGGCGGTCCCTACGGGAGTCGGAGCTAAAAGTTCCCTGAAAGGATCCACCCAGGCCCTTGACGGGATGATGAATAAAGGGGCGCGCTGGGCGGTCGAGACCGGATATGGTATCGGGAGAGATCTCGTCCGGTGCGAGGAAAACGGGTTCATGAAAGAAGCAGATACCGGCATGGTCTCTGCAAAAGCAAAGCAGCGGGGAGTTCCCCAGGGGGGAACCCTCGGTTCAGGAAACCATTTCCTTGAGGTCCAGGTCGTTTCAGAGATCTATAATCCTGATGTTGCCAAAGCATTCGGACTCAGCGTCGGACAGGTCTGCTGCATGATCCATTGCGGTTCCCGTGGCCTGGGTCACCAGACCTGTACAGATCATTTAAAAATACTTGAGTCCGCAACGAAACGATACCATATCATCCTTCCCGACCGGCAGCTGGCCTGTGCACCGCTCGCATCCCCAGAGGGAAAAGCCTATTTCGGCGCAATGGCAGCAGCGGCAAATTATGCCTGGGCAAACCGCCAGATAATAACCCACACAACCCGCCAGATTCTCGCAAAGATGTTCAGGATTGATTATGAAGATATGCCTCTTGTATACGATGTAGCGCATAATGTGGCAAAAATCGAAGAGCATACGGTCGACGGGAAGCGGATGGCCGTCTGTGTCCATCGCAAAGGTGCCACCCGTGCATTTGGCCCGGGTTCTTCTGATCTTCCAAAAGACCTCTCTGCTATCGGGCAACCGGTGATTATCCCGGGAAGCATGGGAACATCATCCTTTGTTTTGTGCGGTACGGAAACTGCCATGGAAAAAACGTTTGGCAGTACCTGCCATGGGGCCGGGAGGGTGATGAGCCGGACCCAGGCAAAAAAGAGGATGAGCGGGAAAGAGGTGACTGATCTCCTGCTCAAAAAGGGGATTATTGTCAAAGCCCCAAACGAGAACGCGATCGCAGATGAGGCTCCGGAGGTCTATAAACCCAGTGAAGAGGTTGTACAGGTCGTCCACGATGTAGGCATCTCCCGGCTCGTTGCCCGTCTTACCCCCATCGGGGTGATCAAAGGATGAGCTGTCGCGTAGGATTTGTGTGGGATACCAAACAGCACTTCAACCGTTACATTGAGGACTGTGGCCTTTCCTGCGATCTTATCACGCCATACATGCTTGCTGCCCCGTTTTTCCGGGGGACCTATAACTGCATCATCATTCCCACGGGATTTGCGAATCCGGCATACTCAAATCTCCTGCCGGCACTGAGGGCCTCCTCGCCACGGATCATCCGGTTTATCGAGAGCGGTGGAAACCTGCTGGTTTTTGGTGCTGCCACGGAGAAAACCGATTCGTATGACTGGCTCCCGTTTCCGGTTACCTATCTGCATGAGTTCGGGGCGCGGGGCATTACCTGTACTCCCGGGTCATTGGCCGGGTCGATTATTGAAGACTACGATGCCGCGCGGATCGAATGCGACGGGACTTTCCCTGAGCACGGGGCCGACTGCACGGGTCGTTCGGGCAGTGGAGATGTCATCATCGAAAAACAGATCGGAAGCGGGAGGGTGTTTCTCACTACGATCCATGAATTCCCGTCACGGGCATTTTTATCCGGTTTCTGCCGTTCGGGAATCCCAACCCTATTCTGATCATGAGACCGGTTACGCTCTTTTAACTCTGGCGGACACAGATCAACCCGGAGATAATATTTTAGACGCAATCTTCTTCTAGATAGAGAATGACCAGAGTATGAGGTAAACCAATGCACCGTTATGCTATCTCCTGCGATGCAGAGGCAGACGACCTTGAACCTGTTGTTCTTGCAGTCCATGAGCTGATTCACCGTCTTCCTGTTACGGCTAAATCACGTGAACGCGACGGGATCCGGGTCGAGGAGGGAAGGGTGATAGATCGTCATTACAATGGCCCGATATTACTGGAGGCAATTGAAAAGAACCAGCTCATCAAGACAACTCCGGTAAGCGGGCCGTATACCGGAGTCCCGGTAACCGTGACCCCGTTCCGGGATTGTGACGGAAAGGCGATCGGGGCCATTGGAATTGTTGACATCACGGGAATTTTCGATCTTGCAACCC encodes the following:
- a CDS encoding RtcB family protein, which produces MIEGVRQAGPLEWEVPIGFVPGMRVPGRFFLSESLGKTLEVGAIQQIANVATLPGIIKNSLAMPDIHWGYGFPIGGVAAFSLDEGIISPGGVGFDINCGVRLLATPLAYKDVTGRRDLIDELFRAVPTGVGAKSSLKGSTQALDGMMNKGARWAVETGYGIGRDLVRCEENGFMKEADTGMVSAKAKQRGVPQGGTLGSGNHFLEVQVVSEIYNPDVAKAFGLSVGQVCCMIHCGSRGLGHQTCTDHLKILESATKRYHIILPDRQLACAPLASPEGKAYFGAMAAAANYAWANRQIITHTTRQILAKMFRIDYEDMPLVYDVAHNVAKIEEHTVDGKRMAVCVHRKGATRAFGPGSSDLPKDLSAIGQPVIIPGSMGTSSFVLCGTETAMEKTFGSTCHGAGRVMSRTQAKKRMSGKEVTDLLLKKGIIVKAPNENAIADEAPEVYKPSEEVVQVVHDVGISRLVARLTPIGVIKG
- a CDS encoding DUF2111 domain-containing protein is translated as MHRYAISCDAEADDLEPVVLAVHELIHRLPVTAKSRERDGIRVEEGRVIDRHYNGPILLEAIEKNQLIKTTPVSGPYTGVPVTVTPFRDCDGKAIGAIGIVDITGIFDLATLMEHQTAIIKQVCGKDPCPLPSERIESKR